A genome region from Diorhabda carinulata isolate Delta chromosome 2, icDioCari1.1, whole genome shotgun sequence includes the following:
- the LOC130890962 gene encoding diacylglycerol O-acyltransferase 1: MSEQVERMHRRTKSVTRAEEIQAEEQKARKNQPDKPCHKPRDSLFSWNSGFDNFTGFVNWAFLLLSIGGIRLLLENFIKYGIRIDPIQWLYILTGQDDSGSEHPSIVLIMYSCVPVMLCLLTEKGLAVEIIPNHVGMFVHVVNLIALNLLPMAVIHVKDGFSLVGASTVTTLYSILFLKLWSYVQVNMWCRLARLNNKSSLRRQSMSYNNLRKRKNSDGREDSLEDLKLVQYPDNLNLKDIYYFLLAPTLCYELNFPKTERIRKRFLIKRIIEVVLGTQLIFCVIQQYMIPSVKNSLIPFSNMDYTKATERLLKLAIPNHLAWLCMFYIMFHSWLNLLGEILHFADRSFYGDWWNCNNIDSFWRNWNLPVHRWALRHLYFPLIEMGYGKSLASLAVFFISAFFHEYMVSVPLKTYKIWAFMGMMAQVPLSHFSKAIEKAYGPRFGNLVFWASIILGQPLCIMMYYHDYIVVRYGESLLEDYSHI, from the exons atgtCTGAACAGGTAGAAAGAATGCATCGAAGAACGAAAAGTGTTACAAGAGCCGAAGAAATACAAGCTGAAGAACAGAAAGCTAGAAAAAATCAGCCTGATAAACC GTGTCATAAACCAAGAGATTCTTTGTTTTCTTGGAATTCGGGCTTTGATAATTTCACGGGTTTTGTAAATTGGGCATTTCTATTACTTTCCATAGGAGGTATAAGACTGTTACTGGAAAATTTTATCAA aTACGGTATAAGAATAGATCCAATTCAATGGTTGTATATATTAACTGGTCAAGATGATTCTGGATCCGAACATCCGTCTATCGTTTTAATAATgt ATTCTTGTGTGCCTGTAATGTTGTGCCTTTTAACTGAAAAAGGTTTGGCTGTG gAAATTATTCCCAATCACGTCGGTATGTTTGTTCACGTAGTAAATCTCATAGCATTAAATTTACTTCCGATGGCTGTTATACACGTTAAAGACGGTTTTAGTTTag TTGGTGCTTCTACAGTAACTACATTATACAgtatcttatttttaaaattatggtCGTACGTTCAGGTGAACATGTGGTGTAGACTCGCCAGGTTGAACAACAAAAGTAGTTTAAGGAGACAGTCGATGTCTTATAACAATTTaaggaaaaggaaaa ATAGTGATGGTAGAGAAGATTCTTTAGAAGATCTAAAATTAGTGCAATATCCCGATAATTTGAATcttaaagatatttattattttctattggCGCCTACGCTTTGTTACGAATTGAATTTTCCTAAAACTGAAAGGATTAGAAAGAGATTTTTGATTAAAAGGATTATCGAAGTAGTATTAGGGACGCAATTGATTTTTTGCGTTATACAACAGTACATGATTCCGTCTGTAAAAAATTCCCTCATTCCGTTTAGCAACATGGATTATACGAAAGCAACGGAAAGACTATTGAAATTGGCG ATTCCCAACCACCTCGCGTGGTTGTGTATGTTTTACATCATGTTCCATTCGTGGTTGAATCTATTGGgtgaaattttacattttgcCGATAGAAGTTTCTACGGTGATTGGTGGAATTGCAACAACATAGATAGTTTTTGGAGGAATTGGAACTTACCCGTCCATAGATGGGCGTTGAGACATTTATATTTTCCGTTAATTGAAATGGGTTACGGTAAATCGTTAGCTAGTCTTGCGGTGTTTTTCATCAGCGCATTTTTCCACGAATATATGGTTAGTGTACCTTTGAAAACTTATAAAATATGGGCGTTTATGGGTATGATGGCTCAAGTACCGCTATCCCATTTTTCTAAAGCTATCGAAAAGGCTTACGGACCACGCTTTGGTAATTTAGTATTTTGGGCTTCAATCATTTTAGGACAACCTCTTTGTATTATGATGTATTATCACGATTATATCGTCGTTAGATATGGGGAATCGTTATTGGAGGATTATTCCCatatttga
- the LOC130890960 gene encoding cyclic nucleotide-gated cation channel beta-1 isoform X3 has translation MVYPEQLILDQVVNKNVQNASSWCSEPLEKNSNNIFVRDDSIKDKYDESSYKNGGIHQNTANRQFIQDRIRHLVDAFSTRAQAARESIVTPATPSSISSRETVVDQQTTVSIKPKLSISFSDKYVEDYTEINNGRSDFFRHFDKKIIDPNGHFYIIWMCVAAVSVFYNAWVIPLRSTFPYQTKDNRPIWMAFDYFADLIYSIDMVFVQPRVKYLNEGFWVTDIKLLRANYIKSKRFKLDLLSLLPLDFLYIVWGPEFVILRFPRFFKCHTFWECFSLVDKLLSNPYVIRISRTLMYMMYLIHLNACAYYSFSAWGGIGSNNFVYNGKGNAYIKCFYFATKTATSIGKNPKPTQEIEYMFMTFSWLMGVFVFALLIGQIRDIISTANRCKTEYRKLVNETLEYMRRLNLPQDMQRRVQLWFNYTWETQRTLDENIIMDCLPHKMKTDIAINVHIQTLSKVKLFADCDEALLRELVLQLKSVIYLPDDIICRKGDVGKEMYIIQSGKVQVIGPDEKQVLATLSEGSVFGEISLLGIPGMNRRTADVRSQGYSNLFVLSKADLNAALSHYPEAQELLNKKAKVLMRKNADLERKHKAMIVINNPVSPEKQTKFLNTVLQVLPPDSGTNRLLRFGSRGKPSTNPEYDKFKYRNSLPIIRSPNENLENHFEGNVIVHRTTT, from the exons atGGTGTATCCTGAACAATTAATTTTAGACCAAGTCGTCAATAAAAACGTTCAAAACGCTTCTTCGTGGTGTAGCGAACCGCTAGAAAAAAATAGCAATAATATTTTCGTTCGAGACGATTCTATTAAAGATAAATACGATGAAAGTTCATATAAAAATGGTGGAATTCATCAAAA TACGGCCAACAGGCAATTTATTCAAGACCGTATAAGACATTTGGTGGACGCTTTTTCTACCAGAGCTCAGGCCGCTCGAGAAAGTATAGTAACTCCCGCTACTCCTTCTTCGATAAGCAGCAGAGAAACCGTCGTCGATCAACAAACTACGGTTTCGATAAAACCTAAATTAAGTATTTCCTTTTCTGATAAATACGTCGAAGATTATACCGAAATAAATAACGGAAGATCGGATTTTTTCAGACATTTCG ATAAGAAAATAATCGATCCGAACGGCCATTTTTACATAATATGGATGTGCGTAGCCGCCGTATCAGTTTTCTACAACGCGTGGGTGATTCCTTTAAGAAGTACGTTTCCATATCAAACGAAGGACAATCGTCCGATCTGGATGGCCTTCGATTATTTCGCCGATTTGATTTATTCGATCGATATGGTTTTCGTACAACCGCGAGTTAAATATTTGAACGAAGGGTTTTGGGTTACCGATATCAAATTACTAAGGGCCaattatattaaaagtaaaagaTTCAAG cTGGATTTGTTGTCGCTGTTGCCGTTAGATTTTCTCTATATTGTTTGGGGACCGGAATTCGTAATATTACGTTTTCCGAGATTTTTTAAATGTCACACGTTTTGGGAATGTTTCAGTTTGGTGGACAAATTGTTATCGAATCCTTACGTTATACGCATTTCGAGGACTTTGATGTACATGATGTACCTGATACATTTAAACGCGTGCGCGTATTATTCGTTTTCCGCTTGGGGAGGCATAGGTAGCAATAATTTCGTCTATAACGGAAAAGGAAACGCCTACATAAAATGTTTCTATTTCGCCACAAAGACCGCAACTTCTATAG GTAAAAACCCTAAACCCACCCAAGAAATCGAATACATGTTTATGACTTTCTCTTGGTTGATGGGCGTATTCGTTTTCGCGCTTCTCATCGGTCAAATACGCGATATCATATCGACGGCCAACAGATGCAAGACTGAGTATCGAAAATTAGTCAACGAAACGTTGGAATATATGCGCAGATTGAATTTACCGCAAGATATGCAGCGCAGGGTACAATTATGGTTCAACTACACTTGGGAAACTCAAAGGACATTAG atgaaaatattattatggaTTGTCTGCCGCACAAAATGAAAACCGATATCGCCATAAACGTCCATATACAAACATTGAGCAAAGTTAAATTATTCGCCGATTGCGACGAAGCTCTTTTAAGAGAACTGGTTTTGCAATTAAAATCGGTAATATATTTACCCGACGATATAATATGTAGAAAAGGGGATGTCGGTAAAGAAATGTACATAATTCAATCGGGAAAAGTTCAG GTCATAGGACCAGACGAAAAACAAGTTCTTGCCACTTTATCCGAAGGTTCCGTATTTGGGGAAATAAGTCTTTTGGGGATACCTGGGATGAATAGAAGAACCGCCGATGTGAG GTCTCAAggttattcaaatttattcgtATTGAGTAAAGCCGATCTGAATGCGGCTCTATCTCATTATCCCGAAGCTCAAGAATTGCTCAATAAAAAAGCGAAAGTGCTCATGAGAAAAAACGCAGATTTAGAAAGGAAACACAAAGCAATGATTGTTATAAATAATCCGGTATCCCCGGAAAAACAGACGAAATTCTTGAATACAGTTTTACAA GTTTTACCACCTGATTCGGGGACAAACAGACTTCTCCGATTCGGTAGTCGAGGAAAACCGAGCACGAATCCAGAATACGACAAATTCAAATACAGAAATAGTTTACCGATAATACGAAGCCCTAATGAAAACCTTGAAAATCATTTCGAAGGTAATGTAATCGTTCACCGGACCACGActtga
- the LOC130890960 gene encoding cyclic nucleotide-gated cation channel beta-1 isoform X1, giving the protein MFLLIVRMYSNVLIQSSFTRRKIFIHKIVFVYVVARMVYPEQLILDQVVNKNVQNASSWCSEPLEKNSNNIFVRDDSIKDKYDESSYKNGGIHQNTANRQFIQDRIRHLVDAFSTRAQAARESIVTPATPSSISSRETVVDQQTTVSIKPKLSISFSDKYVEDYTEINNGRSDFFRHFDKKIIDPNGHFYIIWMCVAAVSVFYNAWVIPLRSTFPYQTKDNRPIWMAFDYFADLIYSIDMVFVQPRVKYLNEGFWVTDIKLLRANYIKSKRFKLDLLSLLPLDFLYIVWGPEFVILRFPRFFKCHTFWECFSLVDKLLSNPYVIRISRTLMYMMYLIHLNACAYYSFSAWGGIGSNNFVYNGKGNAYIKCFYFATKTATSIGKNPKPTQEIEYMFMTFSWLMGVFVFALLIGQIRDIISTANRCKTEYRKLVNETLEYMRRLNLPQDMQRRVQLWFNYTWETQRTLDENIIMDCLPHKMKTDIAINVHIQTLSKVKLFADCDEALLRELVLQLKSVIYLPDDIICRKGDVGKEMYIIQSGKVQVIGPDEKQVLATLSEGSVFGEISLLGIPGMNRRTADVRSQGYSNLFVLSKADLNAALSHYPEAQELLNKKAKVLMRKNADLERKHKAMIVINNPVSPEKQTKFLNTVLQVLPPDSGTNRLLRFGSRGKPSTNPEYDKFKYRNSLPIIRSPNENLENHFEGNVIVHRTTT; this is encoded by the exons atgtttttattaATCGTGCGTATGTATTCGAACGTTTTAATTCAGTCAAGTTTTACTCGAAGAaagatatttattcataaaattgtgTTTGTTTATGTAGTCGCG agaatGGTGTATCCTGAACAATTAATTTTAGACCAAGTCGTCAATAAAAACGTTCAAAACGCTTCTTCGTGGTGTAGCGAACCGCTAGAAAAAAATAGCAATAATATTTTCGTTCGAGACGATTCTATTAAAGATAAATACGATGAAAGTTCATATAAAAATGGTGGAATTCATCAAAA TACGGCCAACAGGCAATTTATTCAAGACCGTATAAGACATTTGGTGGACGCTTTTTCTACCAGAGCTCAGGCCGCTCGAGAAAGTATAGTAACTCCCGCTACTCCTTCTTCGATAAGCAGCAGAGAAACCGTCGTCGATCAACAAACTACGGTTTCGATAAAACCTAAATTAAGTATTTCCTTTTCTGATAAATACGTCGAAGATTATACCGAAATAAATAACGGAAGATCGGATTTTTTCAGACATTTCG ATAAGAAAATAATCGATCCGAACGGCCATTTTTACATAATATGGATGTGCGTAGCCGCCGTATCAGTTTTCTACAACGCGTGGGTGATTCCTTTAAGAAGTACGTTTCCATATCAAACGAAGGACAATCGTCCGATCTGGATGGCCTTCGATTATTTCGCCGATTTGATTTATTCGATCGATATGGTTTTCGTACAACCGCGAGTTAAATATTTGAACGAAGGGTTTTGGGTTACCGATATCAAATTACTAAGGGCCaattatattaaaagtaaaagaTTCAAG cTGGATTTGTTGTCGCTGTTGCCGTTAGATTTTCTCTATATTGTTTGGGGACCGGAATTCGTAATATTACGTTTTCCGAGATTTTTTAAATGTCACACGTTTTGGGAATGTTTCAGTTTGGTGGACAAATTGTTATCGAATCCTTACGTTATACGCATTTCGAGGACTTTGATGTACATGATGTACCTGATACATTTAAACGCGTGCGCGTATTATTCGTTTTCCGCTTGGGGAGGCATAGGTAGCAATAATTTCGTCTATAACGGAAAAGGAAACGCCTACATAAAATGTTTCTATTTCGCCACAAAGACCGCAACTTCTATAG GTAAAAACCCTAAACCCACCCAAGAAATCGAATACATGTTTATGACTTTCTCTTGGTTGATGGGCGTATTCGTTTTCGCGCTTCTCATCGGTCAAATACGCGATATCATATCGACGGCCAACAGATGCAAGACTGAGTATCGAAAATTAGTCAACGAAACGTTGGAATATATGCGCAGATTGAATTTACCGCAAGATATGCAGCGCAGGGTACAATTATGGTTCAACTACACTTGGGAAACTCAAAGGACATTAG atgaaaatattattatggaTTGTCTGCCGCACAAAATGAAAACCGATATCGCCATAAACGTCCATATACAAACATTGAGCAAAGTTAAATTATTCGCCGATTGCGACGAAGCTCTTTTAAGAGAACTGGTTTTGCAATTAAAATCGGTAATATATTTACCCGACGATATAATATGTAGAAAAGGGGATGTCGGTAAAGAAATGTACATAATTCAATCGGGAAAAGTTCAG GTCATAGGACCAGACGAAAAACAAGTTCTTGCCACTTTATCCGAAGGTTCCGTATTTGGGGAAATAAGTCTTTTGGGGATACCTGGGATGAATAGAAGAACCGCCGATGTGAG GTCTCAAggttattcaaatttattcgtATTGAGTAAAGCCGATCTGAATGCGGCTCTATCTCATTATCCCGAAGCTCAAGAATTGCTCAATAAAAAAGCGAAAGTGCTCATGAGAAAAAACGCAGATTTAGAAAGGAAACACAAAGCAATGATTGTTATAAATAATCCGGTATCCCCGGAAAAACAGACGAAATTCTTGAATACAGTTTTACAA GTTTTACCACCTGATTCGGGGACAAACAGACTTCTCCGATTCGGTAGTCGAGGAAAACCGAGCACGAATCCAGAATACGACAAATTCAAATACAGAAATAGTTTACCGATAATACGAAGCCCTAATGAAAACCTTGAAAATCATTTCGAAGGTAATGTAATCGTTCACCGGACCACGActtga
- the LOC130890960 gene encoding cyclic nucleotide-gated cation channel beta-1 isoform X2 translates to MENIHIFKKRMVYPEQLILDQVVNKNVQNASSWCSEPLEKNSNNIFVRDDSIKDKYDESSYKNGGIHQNTANRQFIQDRIRHLVDAFSTRAQAARESIVTPATPSSISSRETVVDQQTTVSIKPKLSISFSDKYVEDYTEINNGRSDFFRHFDKKIIDPNGHFYIIWMCVAAVSVFYNAWVIPLRSTFPYQTKDNRPIWMAFDYFADLIYSIDMVFVQPRVKYLNEGFWVTDIKLLRANYIKSKRFKLDLLSLLPLDFLYIVWGPEFVILRFPRFFKCHTFWECFSLVDKLLSNPYVIRISRTLMYMMYLIHLNACAYYSFSAWGGIGSNNFVYNGKGNAYIKCFYFATKTATSIGKNPKPTQEIEYMFMTFSWLMGVFVFALLIGQIRDIISTANRCKTEYRKLVNETLEYMRRLNLPQDMQRRVQLWFNYTWETQRTLDENIIMDCLPHKMKTDIAINVHIQTLSKVKLFADCDEALLRELVLQLKSVIYLPDDIICRKGDVGKEMYIIQSGKVQVIGPDEKQVLATLSEGSVFGEISLLGIPGMNRRTADVRSQGYSNLFVLSKADLNAALSHYPEAQELLNKKAKVLMRKNADLERKHKAMIVINNPVSPEKQTKFLNTVLQVLPPDSGTNRLLRFGSRGKPSTNPEYDKFKYRNSLPIIRSPNENLENHFEGNVIVHRTTT, encoded by the exons ATGGAAAACATTCACATATTCAAAAAG agaatGGTGTATCCTGAACAATTAATTTTAGACCAAGTCGTCAATAAAAACGTTCAAAACGCTTCTTCGTGGTGTAGCGAACCGCTAGAAAAAAATAGCAATAATATTTTCGTTCGAGACGATTCTATTAAAGATAAATACGATGAAAGTTCATATAAAAATGGTGGAATTCATCAAAA TACGGCCAACAGGCAATTTATTCAAGACCGTATAAGACATTTGGTGGACGCTTTTTCTACCAGAGCTCAGGCCGCTCGAGAAAGTATAGTAACTCCCGCTACTCCTTCTTCGATAAGCAGCAGAGAAACCGTCGTCGATCAACAAACTACGGTTTCGATAAAACCTAAATTAAGTATTTCCTTTTCTGATAAATACGTCGAAGATTATACCGAAATAAATAACGGAAGATCGGATTTTTTCAGACATTTCG ATAAGAAAATAATCGATCCGAACGGCCATTTTTACATAATATGGATGTGCGTAGCCGCCGTATCAGTTTTCTACAACGCGTGGGTGATTCCTTTAAGAAGTACGTTTCCATATCAAACGAAGGACAATCGTCCGATCTGGATGGCCTTCGATTATTTCGCCGATTTGATTTATTCGATCGATATGGTTTTCGTACAACCGCGAGTTAAATATTTGAACGAAGGGTTTTGGGTTACCGATATCAAATTACTAAGGGCCaattatattaaaagtaaaagaTTCAAG cTGGATTTGTTGTCGCTGTTGCCGTTAGATTTTCTCTATATTGTTTGGGGACCGGAATTCGTAATATTACGTTTTCCGAGATTTTTTAAATGTCACACGTTTTGGGAATGTTTCAGTTTGGTGGACAAATTGTTATCGAATCCTTACGTTATACGCATTTCGAGGACTTTGATGTACATGATGTACCTGATACATTTAAACGCGTGCGCGTATTATTCGTTTTCCGCTTGGGGAGGCATAGGTAGCAATAATTTCGTCTATAACGGAAAAGGAAACGCCTACATAAAATGTTTCTATTTCGCCACAAAGACCGCAACTTCTATAG GTAAAAACCCTAAACCCACCCAAGAAATCGAATACATGTTTATGACTTTCTCTTGGTTGATGGGCGTATTCGTTTTCGCGCTTCTCATCGGTCAAATACGCGATATCATATCGACGGCCAACAGATGCAAGACTGAGTATCGAAAATTAGTCAACGAAACGTTGGAATATATGCGCAGATTGAATTTACCGCAAGATATGCAGCGCAGGGTACAATTATGGTTCAACTACACTTGGGAAACTCAAAGGACATTAG atgaaaatattattatggaTTGTCTGCCGCACAAAATGAAAACCGATATCGCCATAAACGTCCATATACAAACATTGAGCAAAGTTAAATTATTCGCCGATTGCGACGAAGCTCTTTTAAGAGAACTGGTTTTGCAATTAAAATCGGTAATATATTTACCCGACGATATAATATGTAGAAAAGGGGATGTCGGTAAAGAAATGTACATAATTCAATCGGGAAAAGTTCAG GTCATAGGACCAGACGAAAAACAAGTTCTTGCCACTTTATCCGAAGGTTCCGTATTTGGGGAAATAAGTCTTTTGGGGATACCTGGGATGAATAGAAGAACCGCCGATGTGAG GTCTCAAggttattcaaatttattcgtATTGAGTAAAGCCGATCTGAATGCGGCTCTATCTCATTATCCCGAAGCTCAAGAATTGCTCAATAAAAAAGCGAAAGTGCTCATGAGAAAAAACGCAGATTTAGAAAGGAAACACAAAGCAATGATTGTTATAAATAATCCGGTATCCCCGGAAAAACAGACGAAATTCTTGAATACAGTTTTACAA GTTTTACCACCTGATTCGGGGACAAACAGACTTCTCCGATTCGGTAGTCGAGGAAAACCGAGCACGAATCCAGAATACGACAAATTCAAATACAGAAATAGTTTACCGATAATACGAAGCCCTAATGAAAACCTTGAAAATCATTTCGAAGGTAATGTAATCGTTCACCGGACCACGActtga